GTGAGGCGCAATGTCGGACGGGCACGTTGAAATCCACGACCCCTTCTCCAACCACAAGGACCACGAACGCAGCACAGATGACGACACGGACAACATGGAGGACACGGTGGAGTTCAGGCTGCTCATGGCCTACGCCACCAGGCGGCGGGCGAAGTCCCTGACGGGTCGCGCCGACCAGAACGGAACAGCCGCGCCCCGGACGCCGCCGTCGCCACCGCCGCCGGCCAAGACTGAATcagaagaagacaagaagaagaagaagaagatgaagaagaagaggggatgGAAACGTCTGTCGGGCTTTTTAAGATGCATCAAACCtcagacgagaggagacgagccGGAGCAGAACGCTGCTCCAGAACCGGACAACGTCTTCAGATGTGGTGGTTTGACAGAAGGTGGGTCTTTTGGGAATAAACAGACACGGTCCATGTGTCAAAGACAAAACTTTTTTGTACTTTGGTATGTGAAACTGTTAGGGAGATTTTGTGACTCATTTTACATTGACGCCTCAATGAGTTGGAAaaacgttcttttttttttctcaatatgcAAATACATATTCAGACTTTTTAACTGAGTTTAGATAGTTTTACTATAATTTTACTGTAGTTCTCCAGTAGATTAACTataattttactgtatttttactGTAGTTCTCCTGTAATTTAACTGTAGATTACTGTAGTTCTCCTATAGATTAACTGTAGTTATCCAGTAGATTAACTatagttttactgtatttttactGAATTCTCCTGTAGTTTAACTGTAGATTACTGTAGTTCTCCTATAGATTAACTGTAGTTATCCAGTAGATTAACTATAGTTTTACTGTAGTTCTTCAGTAGATTAACTGTAGTTTTACAGTAGTTCTCCAGTAGATTAACTAGTTTTACAGTAGTTTTACAGTAGTTCTCCTATAGATTAACTGTAGTTTTACAGTAGTTCTCCTGCAGACGTGCAGCCAcatgttcctcctctctgtcctcacgGACCAGAGCATCATCCTGTggattgtattttttgtgttttgggaaACCCGTCTCAGGAGAGAAGCCTGGACTTGTCGCTCCATGTGTCAGgtgacgtgtgcgtgtgtttatttcctcatcacacttcttttgtttctgtgttgattttatttatttcagatgaAGTGAAAGAGGACGACGAGCTGGAAGACGCCGCGAGCCAACTGGCGCAGATCGCAGACGAAATCCCGTTCATCCCTCCGGAGTTGGAGACGGACTCGGCAGACGGTGACTTTTGACACTTTGCCATAAAATGACATgtcaaaaacccaaaacactggagttgaaatattcaaactcCACTGGCGTCCGAAAGAGAGTGTGGGCGAGTACTTGCGGCTTGTGTTTGAGTAAAACGCAACTGATTTGAATTGTGGCGCGATCGGAGGTCGTCTGGAAGAAAACTCACGAGCTGAACAAGTTCTCTGAAATTGCTTCTTTGTGCTGCTTTGCTGCTATAAAACTGATGTGTGGGTGAGGCCGAGGGATAATCGAGTGTGTTCTGTCGCCTAGACGATGTGGAGAGGATGATCGGTCTGCTGCTGAGGGAGAGCGGAGACAGACTCAACGAACGGGTGAGGCACGAACGTCTAACTTATTTGAAAAATTGCGCCTGTCATCTCCTCCACTGTTCCCTACGAATGAATCGAcgctgaagatgaaaaaaacaaaaaaccaaccccttcctcctcgtccctctcttCCCACCGCCAGGAGCTGAGAGACGTGTCGTTGGCCAAGGAGCTCTTCTGGAACTACGGTTTCTTCAAGAGGATAGTGTCGACGCTCCTGTCCAGGATGGGCCtcacgacctctgaccccggcTCCCCGGGGCCGCACGCGTCGCCCAAGGCCCAGATCGCCGTGGCCTGCGAGGTGAGAACCCAGCTCGTCCACTGCGACCCCTGGAATCCTCAGCTCGGGCTGAATCCTTTTTAATTTCGTTGcgttttgttccccccccccccgacaggcCACGAGTCGTCTGTCGGCCATGGACACGCTGCCCACGAGCCGCCTGCTGGGCTACGGAGCCCGATACCTGAGGGAATATTACTCGTCCTGGGCACAAGAGCAGGGCGGATACGTACGTGAAACCATCCCTCTTTCTCCCGTTACCTTCTTCAAATAACGCGTTTGACCcgtaaaatgaatatttttttttgtccatcctCTGGTTCATTTGTGCAGGAAGCAGCGTTCGagagcgacgacgacgacgtccaGTGAGCCGAGAGAGAGACGCGGTTTCCAACGCCGCTGCTCGTCACtttgacagaagaaaagaagaaaaaaacccccgctACGCTGGACGGAGCCGCCGAGACGGACTTCAGCTCCTTCACTTTACCGAAGTGACGAGCGTTAGTCTCCCGTCTGTGTCGTGTCACAACATCCTGTCGGTGGCGTTTTTTTAAAACGCTCTCAACGCTTTTAACGTTTAGTACGAGGAATGAAACGTGGCCCCCCGGGGGACCTGCTTCTGCGTTCTGCCAAATCAAGTTTACATGCCGGCAAATAACACGCCTGCGCAGCAGGAGACGTTATAAGaagaaataattcattttcattaatctgTTTCATGTAATTCTTTGTGCCAGTCTTGCAGAAGTCGTACAGGAACCTTGACGCAGAAGAAGAGATTGTTTTACGTACTGTGgcgttctttgtttttgtgttttccatccaGTTAAAAATGAGAATTTTTCGGGGACACGTGTGCGTACGGTGGCTGGAGACGTTTAAATCGACACGTTTTGTGCTGGTGTGTcgtatgaaaacacagacagactgagtaTTGTTGAGcacttgcacaaaaaaaaaaaaagaggaataaataaaagaatatgtAGCTTTTAGAGAACATCTATAATCGTTGCTGGTGGTCGGTGCTGCATGTGTTGCTTCAGATTTGATAAAGAAATGTACTGTATGGAATTTGTTGGAATTTTCTTTTCTACATGaaaaatgaactaaaataaGATGTAATTTCTGTCGTCTCTTGTTTTGTATATTCTATAAtttctgaaaaaatgtttttgtcagtgcAAGAAATTGAAACCCTATTTATAATAATGtacaatatgttttatttatgtttagaccagatttttttttcggtAGAAAAGTGAAAACGGTGCCCCCTTGTGGCCAAATGAGGAACTGTAGCTTGTGATgcaacaatttacaaaaaaaaaataaaaaattgatgtcatttttttttctatccgttacatattttcctttttaaattgtcatatttatatttttgacaaaTTCGGCTCGTGAATAACGAACCCAGGTGCAGACACTGGAGAGATCACGCTTAATCGGCCGCGGAGGCAACAGGTGAGAAATATAAAAGTTTAAAGTTATATTATACACGTGCTTGTTGCAGATTTTAACTATGCCGAATGAAAGAGCTCATTTCAATGATTATGACCAATTATTCATGTGGAGGCTCAAATGTGTGAAAGGTCGCTGAAAACGAAAGACACTCTAAAATTTGCGTCTTTGCGCACGGGGTCTGGCACGTGTAGTCCCGTCTTTGGAAATGAGATCCAACCCGTTTGCCCCCGCGCGCCTCGGACCGACTCAACCTGCTCACCGACAACAAACACGCGCGTCGCTCGGTGTCATCACCCACGACGGTGACGCCTCACCTCGGTCACCTGTCCGTCCCGGTCACACACCTGCAGCGACGCGCGGCGCGGCAGGACGCGCAGAGAAGGAGCGTGCGTAATGTTTAACGTCGTGCACCAGGGGCGAAAGTACGTGCCCACGCACTGCTCGCTCACGGACGACTCTCTGTTAGCCGTGCAGGCGGTCCACCACATCCACAAGTCCCCGGAGACCGTGCTGGAGCCGCCGGAGGGGACGTGGCCGCCGCCGGGCGCCAAGATGCGGATCTCCAAGGCGAACAAgggcgcggcggcggcggtggtggtgcgCGCCGTGCGCCGGCATCCGTCGTCTCCGCAGGCGGCCAGTCTGGAGAGTCTGGAGGCGGCGTGGGGCGAGAGGGGAGCGCGCCCCGAGGCGAGGCCGCCGGAGAGTCCGCCGAGCCCCGAGAGGAGAGAC
This region of Scophthalmus maximus strain ysfricsl-2021 chromosome 12, ASM2237912v1, whole genome shotgun sequence genomic DNA includes:
- the LOC118292131 gene encoding ras association domain-containing protein 5-like, producing the protein MFNVVHQGRKYVPTHCSLTDDSLLAVQAVHHIHKSPETVLEPPEGTWPPPGAKMRISKANKGAAAAVVVRAVRRHPSSPQAASLESLEAAWGERGARPEARPPESPPSPERRDGEAGEAAGGPPRSRKKGFRPPDVRTIFSPEERDPRVKEESGEGHTFEAGGEDTWCDACCAYIFQRGLTCAGCKYACHAACRDRVSLDCHPAASPVCPDQLNNNNTHLHWR
- the LOC118292116 gene encoding apoptosis facilitator Bcl-2-like protein 14 codes for the protein MSDGHVEIHDPFSNHKDHERSTDDDTDNMEDTVEFRLLMAYATRRRAKSLTGRADQNGTAAPRTPPSPPPPAKTESEEDKKKKKKMKKKRGWKRLSGFLRCIKPQTRGDEPEQNAAPEPDNVFRCGGLTEDEVKEDDELEDAASQLAQIADEIPFIPPELETDSADDDVERMIGLLLRESGDRLNERELRDVSLAKELFWNYGFFKRIVSTLLSRMGLTTSDPGSPGPHASPKAQIAVACEATSRLSAMDTLPTSRLLGYGARYLREYYSSWAQEQGGYEAAFESDDDDVQ